One segment of Neodiprion fabricii isolate iyNeoFabr1 chromosome 1, iyNeoFabr1.1, whole genome shotgun sequence DNA contains the following:
- the LOC124187744 gene encoding progestin and adipoQ receptor family member 4 has translation MAEPETIPAKSANGSVTAPEAPTRRRVFPPEEDLRVTSEADLRDLDKCPDKSAPLLRWNDMPRHLQFNPYIYTGYRPLMNVWGCIASLFYVHNETVNILTHGLPIVYILVTVPSLLPWGSQGPLAAFLSWCHLIGAVSPWIGSFLYHLFMNLDKGEATYKKLLQLDMLGIWISQSFGALPMIAASVHCLPETLWHCCLLAYSVLSFWGLLKAMNAWSPWERRLCFAPPFMMRMFVLTLRYIGSSGGSPTALTHLVLQDLVAVAGGAVGALHVPEKWVPGKVDLFLNSHNIMHVMVVMAVYSMHAATLRDLAWMSNPSVCIAVPTATLSSTHEEL, from the exons ATGGCCGAGCCGGAAACTATCCCGGCAAAGTCGGCGAACGGTTCTGTCACCGCCCCCGAGGCTCCGACGAGGCGGAGGGTTTTTCCCCCCGAGGAGGACCTCCGGGTCACCTCCGAGGCCGATCTCCGTGACCTCGACAAGTGCCCTGACAAATCGGCACCCCTGCTGCGGTGGAACGACATGCCGAGGCACCTGCAGTTCAACCCTTACATCTACACCGGGTACAGACCCCTCATGAATGTATGGGGCTGCATCGCGAGCCTCTTCTACGTGCACAATGAGACTGTCAACATTTTGACTCACG GCTTACCGATCGTCTACATCCTCGTCACCGTTCCCAGTCTGCTTCCCTGGGGAAGCCAGGGACCCCTTGCCGCCTTTCTATCCTGGTGTCATCTGATCGGGGCGGTCAGTCCGTGGATCGGTTCTTTCCTCTACCACCTCTTCATGAACTTGGACAAAGGCGAAGCCACTTACAAGAAGCTCTTGCAATTGGACATGCTCGGTATATGGATCAGCCAAAGCTTTG gcGCCCTTCCGATGATCGCAGCGTCCGTTCATTGCTTGCCAGAAACACTCTGGCACTGTTGCCTCCTTGCGTATAGTGTTCTCAGCTTCTGGGGTCTCCTCAAG GCTATGAACGCGTGGTCGCCGTGGGAAAGGCGACTGTGCTTTGCGCCCCCATTCATGATGAGGATGTTCGTACTGACTTTGAGGTACATCGGAAGTAGCGGTGGATCACCTACGGCACTGACGCATCTGGTTTTGCAA GACCTGGTCGCTGTGGCTGGCGGTGCTGTTGGCGCTTTACACGTGCCGGAGAAATGGGTGCCCGGTAAAGTGGACCTCTTTCTCAACTCGCACAACATAATGCACGTGATGGTGGTTATGGCGGTTTATTCGATGCACGCTGCAACGCTGAGGGACTTGGCATGGATGTCAAACCCATCCGTCTGCATCGCGGTGCCGACTGCAACGCTGTCTTCGACTCATGAAGAGCTGTGA